The following coding sequences are from one Candidatus Angelobacter sp. window:
- the tnpA gene encoding IS200/IS605 family transposase: MFIPKYRRKALYGSLRKHLSSLFRELARHKESEIGEGHLMVDHVHMLLSIPPKYSVSQVMGYLKGK, translated from the coding sequence GTGTTCATCCCGAAATACCGGCGCAAGGCACTCTATGGGTCGCTGCGCAAGCACTTGAGCAGTCTGTTCCGGGAATTGGCGCGGCACAAGGAAAGTGAGATTGGGGAAGGGCACCTGATGGTCGATCATGTGCACATGCTGCTGTCGATACCGCCGAAGTACTCGGTGTCGCAAGTGATGGGGTATCTGAAGGGAAAGA